TGCTATGTTCACGAAATAGTTACTGAAAAATATTAAATTTGGAGTTGTTGTCAGGTTGAGCAGGGTAAAGATTGAGCGGGCAATGTCGAAATAAGAGGTAGAAAAAAGGGTTTTTGGTGAGCCACAGCATTAGATTGGTTCCGGTACGAGGTGGCTTTGCCAAAAGACTTGGTGTGGGCAAAAAAATTGCCTCGGCTCTACTAGTTACTAACCTTAGGAAAATCGATAGATGTTTAACGGCAAATCCATCCTCATCACTGGCGGCACAGGCTCGTTTGGAAAGCAATATATCAAGACTATTCTTGATCGCTATAAGCCCCGCAGAATTGTTGTCTATTCCCGTGACGAGCTTAAGCAATTCGATATGCAGCAAGAGTTTAATGATCCATGCATGCGCTATTTTATCGGCGATGTGCGGGATAAAGAGCGCTTATCTATGGCCATGCGCGGCATAGACTATGTCATCCACGCCGCTGCGCTCAAGCAAGTTCCAGCTGCGGAATATAACCCCACCGAGTGCATCCGCACCAACATCCAGGGCGCGGAAAATGTTATCCACGCCGCCCTGGAAAACGACGTGGAGAAGGTTATTGCCCTGTCTACGGACAAGGCCGCCAACCCAATCAATCTCTACGGTGCGACCAAGCTTTGCTCAGACAAGCTTTTTGTGGCCGGCAACAATCTTGCCGGCGGGCGCGACACCCGCTTTGCCGTGGTCCGTTACGGCAATGTTGTCGGATCGCGGGGTTCGGTAGTGCCGTTTTTCCAAAAGCTTATCTACAACGGCACCGATCACCTGCCGATCACCCACAAGGACATGACCCGGTTCTGGATTACCCTCCAAGAGGGCGTGGATTTCGTGCTGACCAATTTCCAGCGCATGCAGGGAGGGGAAATCTTCGTACCCAAGATCCCCTCGGTGCGGATCGTGGACCTGGCCTCGGCCATGGCCCCGAATCTGCCCCACAAATTTGTGGGCATCCGGCCCGGTGAAAAGCTCCACGAGGTCATGTGCCCCAGCGACGATTCCCACCTGACTTTCGAGTTCAACAACCACTATGTCATTTCCCCGTCCATCAAATTTTTTGGTCAGAGCAATGGGTACACGATAAATGCTCTGGAGGAAAAGGGACAGCCTGTCGCCCAGGGTTTTGAATATAACTCTGGCAATAATTCTTATTTTCTTGATAGCGAAGCCATCAAACAATACAATCACTTGGCGCAAGCATGATCCCTTACGGACGTCAGGAAATTACAGAAGCGGACATTGAAGCTGTTGTCGAGGTTTTGCGTTCGGATTTGATCACCCAAGGCTCTAAGGTTCCTGAGTTCGAGCGCGCTGTGACGCAACAGGTGAGTGCAAAACACGCCGTGGCCACCAATAGCGCCACTTCCGCGCTGCATCTGGCCTGCCGTACACTTGGGGTCGGCCCGGGCGATCGGGTCTGGACTTCGCCTATCACCTTTGTAGCCTCGGCTAATTGCGCTTTATATTGTGGCGCCCAGGTCGATTTTGTGGATATCGACCCCAATACCTATAATATGAGCGTCCAGGCCTTGGAAGCCAAGCTGGATGCGGCAGAACGTACCGGGACCCTGCCCAAGGTGGTGATCCCGGTGCATATGTGCGGGCAATCCTGCGAGATGCAGGAGATTGGAGAATTGGCTTGGCGGTACGGCTTTTTTGTGCTCGAAGACGCTTCTCACGCCATAGGCGGATATTATCAGCAGAAGCCTGTCGGAAATTGCCACTACAGTGATATTACGGTCTTCAGTTTCCATCCGGTAAAAATCATCACCACCGCAGAGGGCGGCATGGCGGTTACCAATAACCCGGGCCTAGCCCAACAGATGGAATTACTCCGCAGTCATGGCATTACTCGAGACCCAAACCTTTTTGCTGACGTCCAATATTCGACTTCGAAAACCGTACCCCGGATTCCGGACCACGGACCTTGGTACTACCAGCAAATCGATTTGGGGTACAACTACCGCATGACCGACATCCAGGCCGCTTTGGGCCTCAAGCAACTGGAGCGCCTGAAAACCTACGTAACCAAGCGCCGGAAATTGGCTTACCGCTATGACGAGCTGCTGGCCGATCTGCCCTTTCATACGCCCTGGCAGAATCCCGATACCGAATCTGCTTGGCATATCTATATAATCCGCTTCAATCTTGAGGAGATTGAACCGAACCGTAGAAAAGTTTTCGACTTTTTGCGCCAACAGGGCATTGGCGTAAACGTGCATTATATCCCGGTCCATACCCAGCCTTATTACCGCAAAATAGGTTTTGACTGGGGAATGTTTCCTTCGGCTGAGAAATATTACTGGGAGGCAATAACCTTACCTTTGTTTCCGACAATGACCAAGGAAACACAAAATCAAGTCGTGAATGCTTTAAAAAAAATTGCTCACAAAATAGATAGAATGGCACATAAATAAACAATTTCTAAGTTTTTTGTCTTGAAATATCTTAAAATAATACTTTATTTTATTTGTTGAAATATAAATAAATTTTACGATTTATATATAAAACTATTTGCAAATTTATGATTGTGTTTAGAGCATCTTGTAGTCCATTTATGGGAACTGGACATCTCCAGCGGTGTTTAATTTTGGCTCGAATTTTTCGAGATCAAGAAAGAACAGTATGTATAGTTACAGATGACAATGATTTGTCACGGAAGATATGTAATTCGTTTTCTCTAACAACGGATTATGTATTGTCAGATACGCTGCTGCCAAATAATTTTCTTGAAAATATTAATACATTAATTTTAGACACTCCGCAATCTGTTCAACCATTTTTGTATAACAACTGTAATATAAGAAAATTATCAGAATTGAACGAAGCAGGGATAAATATCGTTACCTTGGGTCATATTTCTCAAAATGCCTATTTTATAAGAACAGTTATAGACCTCTACCCCCATCAGGCAATCTATGCAGCCAATTATCTTGAGGGCCCGGATTTTCTCATCCTGAGACCCGAGTTTAGCGAAGACCCAGGTCATGCTCAGAATGCAAATGAAGTTTTAGTCTGCATGGGGGGCAGCGATCCCCATGATTTAACAGCAATGGCTCTTGACTCTTTACATCAAGCCAGCTTTAAGGGGAAAGTTCGAGCCATATTGGGACCTGGATATTCTGAGATTAATGAAAAAAATCTACGCCAAAAATCTTCTCAATATGCTTTCTCTGTCCAACTAGAACGCGACGTAAAAGACATGCGGTCCAGAATGAGGCAGGCTGCGTTTGGTTTTTCCGCCTTTGGAACCACTGCGTATGAAATGATGAGTCAGCGTCTGCCAGCCATGGTCTTTACCCACTATACATGGCAGTCCCCTTCAGCTCAACTCTTTGAAAAACTGGGATGCTGTATTTACCTTGGTTGTGCGGAATATGAAATAAATCCGGTTTCTCTTACAAATAAAGTTGCTCATTTTCTATCAGATAATGAGGCTGCAGCAAAAATGTCTGATAAAGGAAGATCTATAGTGGATGGATGTGGGGCAAAGCGAATCGCAAATATACTGGAACAGCTGGAAGAAGAAAAGGGCAATCAGCAGCTGGACATTGTCTACGTCCTAGCCCATCCCGGAGATGAGCTTTTCGGGGGCGGGGGCACACTTTTAAAGCAAATAAAGGCTGGCAAGAGAGTCGGTTTGATTATCCTGGGCGAAGGGGTAAGCAGTAGAAAAAGGGAAGAAGATGGCCAAGATTTT
The sequence above is drawn from the Desulfohalobium retbaense DSM 5692 genome and encodes:
- the pseC gene encoding UDP-4-amino-4,6-dideoxy-N-acetyl-beta-L-altrosamine transaminase is translated as MIPYGRQEITEADIEAVVEVLRSDLITQGSKVPEFERAVTQQVSAKHAVATNSATSALHLACRTLGVGPGDRVWTSPITFVASANCALYCGAQVDFVDIDPNTYNMSVQALEAKLDAAERTGTLPKVVIPVHMCGQSCEMQEIGELAWRYGFFVLEDASHAIGGYYQQKPVGNCHYSDITVFSFHPVKIITTAEGGMAVTNNPGLAQQMELLRSHGITRDPNLFADVQYSTSKTVPRIPDHGPWYYQQIDLGYNYRMTDIQAALGLKQLERLKTYVTKRRKLAYRYDELLADLPFHTPWQNPDTESAWHIYIIRFNLEEIEPNRRKVFDFLRQQGIGVNVHYIPVHTQPYYRKIGFDWGMFPSAEKYYWEAITLPLFPTMTKETQNQVVNALKKIAHKIDRMAHK
- the pseB gene encoding UDP-N-acetylglucosamine 4,6-dehydratase (inverting), with protein sequence MFNGKSILITGGTGSFGKQYIKTILDRYKPRRIVVYSRDELKQFDMQQEFNDPCMRYFIGDVRDKERLSMAMRGIDYVIHAAALKQVPAAEYNPTECIRTNIQGAENVIHAALENDVEKVIALSTDKAANPINLYGATKLCSDKLFVAGNNLAGGRDTRFAVVRYGNVVGSRGSVVPFFQKLIYNGTDHLPITHKDMTRFWITLQEGVDFVLTNFQRMQGGEIFVPKIPSVRIVDLASAMAPNLPHKFVGIRPGEKLHEVMCPSDDSHLTFEFNNHYVISPSIKFFGQSNGYTINALEEKGQPVAQGFEYNSGNNSYFLDSEAIKQYNHLAQA
- a CDS encoding PIG-L family deacetylase, with translation MSDTLLPNNFLENINTLILDTPQSVQPFLYNNCNIRKLSELNEAGINIVTLGHISQNAYFIRTVIDLYPHQAIYAANYLEGPDFLILRPEFSEDPGHAQNANEVLVCMGGSDPHDLTAMALDSLHQASFKGKVRAILGPGYSEINEKNLRQKSSQYAFSVQLERDVKDMRSRMRQAAFGFSAFGTTAYEMMSQRLPAMVFTHYTWQSPSAQLFEKLGCCIYLGCAEYEINPVSLTNKVAHFLSDNEAAAKMSDKGRSIVDGCGAKRIANILEQLEEEKGNQQLDIVYVLAHPGDELFGGGGTLLKQIKAGKRVGLIILGEGVSSRKREEDGQDFIITARKEIRSSLQTVVDKINLTTWYYYRFEDNRFDRHDLLDLVKVIETIFKRHRPKTIYTHHPGDLNIDHRRTFEAVITASRPSANQSINNIYSIEMPSSTDWGTPLQKEPFVPNVFVDISDVLEEKMDLLTHYSTEICEDPHPRSFAGIRDRARQWGRTIGRQAAEAFVLQRGINE